Sequence from the Thermotoga sp. genome:
CACGGGAACAGTGGCGATGAAATTCGACGGAGAAAAACTCACCTTCAGTGATGACATTGAAATCCTCTCTTCCAGAGAGCCAGAAAGGTACATTCTTGGCTATCCTGAATTTTACTATGGATACAAACCCCGGGAAAGCCATGCGGCAGATGGGACAAAATTACCTTTATCACTATCTTCTGTAAAGTCTTTCACCGTTGAACTTTCCTTCGAAATAGATCATAAGCCTTCTCTTCCGTTGAATTTTGCCATGGAGACCTGGCTCACAAGAAAGAAATACCAGACGGAGGCTTCCATCGGAGATGTGGAGATCATGGTATGGTTCTATTTCAACGAACTTACACCAGGTGGAAAAAAAGTGGGAGAGTACACCGTTCCGTTCGAACTTAACGGAGAACAAAAACGCGGAATCTGGGAGCTCTGGCATGCTGAGTGGAACTGGGATTATCTCGCTTTCCGACTGAAAGATCCTGCGAGAAAGGGAAGAGTGAGATTCAACGTGAAAAATTTTCTCGATGTTGCAGG
This genomic interval carries:
- a CDS encoding endoglucanase, yielding TGTVAMKFDGEKLTFSDDIEILSSREPERYILGYPEFYYGYKPRESHAADGTKLPLSLSSVKSFTVELSFEIDHKPSLPLNFAMETWLTRKKYQTEASIGDVEIMVWFYFNELTPGGKKVGEYTVPFELNGEQKRGIWELWHAEWNWDYLAFRLKDPARKGRVRFNVKNFLDVAGEYLSGSTRVKDFDDLYFTVWEIGTEFESPDTKEVRFNWVFENFLLGVEK